One region of Mycolicibacterium insubricum genomic DNA includes:
- a CDS encoding GMC oxidoreductase, which produces MSTEATELPDRTEVLVIGSGFGGSVVAAELATAGTQVCVVERGNEYPPGSFPRGPAEYATNFWDPHRGLFGMFDVWTFRGLETVVASGLGGGSLIYANVMLRKPATWFRQPHPYRPGVEEQWSFDRAALEPHYDAVEDFLRVQKLPTEATDDPLDPAYRLPKTLAFAGTGNAALAPLAVQFRNEAGHAVIGGGVPDPGYPNLFGAARRTCRLCGECDVGCNDGAKNSMDHTYLSLAKAHHATLHTRTKVTRITRGPAGGFEVAVKVYPPAPPGRTVIPRRRTIIADRVVLAAGTLGSGYLMLRNREHLGLHNPALGSRFCGNGDLLGFILGAAESLAGWRGPVITSYLEFPDQTDTRLATDLGMYIQDAGYPEFAAWLTDTAASLRRLPKMAKVIIGEAVGRKLGRTDTSLSAELSELLGRPTITSHGLPVLGMGMDVADGTLFLQTKHPKVMDNTWSTASSAEYFDVLVDRMRNLAAQLGGRLTLNPTYRFRRVISVHPLGGCPADTDHSLGVVDGMGRVRGVPGMRICDGSVFPGPVGANPSLTIAAFARRVALDMRDNENTDPQSWPQVGVA; this is translated from the coding sequence TTGAGTACCGAGGCGACGGAATTACCCGACCGCACCGAGGTGCTGGTCATCGGCTCCGGCTTCGGTGGATCCGTCGTCGCCGCCGAACTCGCGACCGCGGGGACGCAGGTGTGTGTCGTCGAACGCGGCAACGAATACCCGCCGGGCAGTTTTCCCCGGGGCCCCGCGGAGTACGCCACAAACTTCTGGGATCCGCACCGCGGCCTGTTCGGCATGTTCGACGTGTGGACCTTCCGCGGGCTGGAAACCGTGGTGGCCAGCGGCCTCGGCGGCGGGTCGTTGATCTACGCCAACGTGATGCTACGCAAGCCGGCGACCTGGTTCCGTCAACCACACCCCTACCGGCCCGGCGTCGAGGAACAGTGGAGTTTCGACCGCGCCGCACTCGAACCGCACTACGACGCCGTCGAGGACTTCCTGCGCGTGCAGAAATTGCCCACCGAGGCCACCGACGACCCGCTCGATCCCGCCTATCGGCTGCCCAAGACGCTCGCCTTCGCCGGCACCGGCAACGCAGCGCTGGCGCCGCTGGCCGTACAGTTCCGCAACGAGGCCGGGCACGCGGTGATCGGCGGCGGCGTCCCGGATCCCGGATATCCCAACCTGTTCGGCGCCGCGCGGCGCACCTGCCGGCTGTGCGGCGAGTGCGACGTCGGGTGCAACGACGGCGCCAAGAACAGCATGGACCACACCTACCTGTCGCTGGCCAAGGCGCACCATGCCACCCTGCACACCCGCACCAAGGTCACCCGCATCACCCGGGGGCCCGCCGGCGGGTTCGAGGTCGCGGTCAAGGTCTACCCGCCGGCCCCGCCGGGGCGCACCGTCATACCGCGGCGCCGGACGATCATCGCGGACCGGGTGGTGCTGGCTGCCGGAACACTCGGCAGCGGCTACCTGATGCTGCGCAACCGCGAGCACCTCGGCCTGCACAACCCCGCGCTGGGCTCCCGGTTCTGCGGCAACGGGGACCTGCTGGGTTTCATCCTCGGCGCGGCGGAGTCGCTGGCGGGCTGGCGCGGCCCGGTGATCACCTCCTACCTGGAGTTTCCCGACCAGACCGATACCCGCCTGGCCACCGACCTGGGGATGTACATCCAGGACGCCGGCTATCCGGAGTTCGCGGCCTGGCTCACCGACACCGCGGCATCTCTGCGGCGACTGCCGAAGATGGCGAAGGTGATCATCGGCGAGGCAGTCGGACGCAAGTTGGGGCGCACCGACACCTCGCTGTCGGCCGAGCTCAGCGAGCTGCTGGGCCGCCCGACCATCACCTCGCACGGCCTGCCGGTGCTCGGCATGGGAATGGACGTCGCCGACGGCACCCTGTTCTTGCAGACGAAGCACCCGAAGGTCATGGACAACACCTGGAGCACGGCGTCGTCGGCCGAATACTTCGACGTGCTCGTCGACCGGATGCGCAACCTCGCCGCCCAATTGGGCGGCCGGCTGACGCTCAACCCCACCTACCGGTTCCGGCGGGTGATCTCGGTGCACCCGTTGGGTGGCTGCCCGGCCGACACCGACCACAGCCTCGGGGTGGTCGACGGTATGGGCCGGGTCCGCGGCGTACCCGGGATGCGGATCTGCGACGGGTCGGTCTTCCCCGGTCCGGTCGGCGCGAACCCGTCACTGACCATCGCCGCGTTCGCCCGCCGCGTCGCGCTGGACATGCGCGACAACGAGAACACCGATCCACAGTCCTGGCCGCAGGTGGGTGTGGCATGA
- a CDS encoding quinone-dependent dihydroorotate dehydrogenase yields the protein MYDLLRAAMFRVPPERIHTVVFAGLRAATATAPARVALRRRLAPADPILASTVFGVRFPGPLGLAAGFDKDGQGLNTWGALGFGYAEVGTVTAAAQPGNPSPRLFRLPADRALLNRMGFNNHGAGELALRLAREHSDVPIGVNIGKTKLTPPEGAVEDYRASARLLGRLADYLVVNVSSPNTPGLRDLQAVEALRPILAGVLQETPTTPVLVKIAPDLSDEDVDAVADLALELGLAGIVATNTTISRAHLATAGVEQLGSGGISGPPVAARSLAILRRLRARVGERLVLISVGGIETAEDAWTRITAGAALLQGYTGFIYGGGLWAKHIHDGIAARLHAGGFASLAEAVGSGAVGPTG from the coding sequence GGCCTGCGCGCGGCGACGGCCACCGCACCGGCGCGCGTCGCGCTGCGCCGACGCCTGGCCCCGGCCGACCCGATCCTGGCCAGCACCGTCTTCGGTGTCCGGTTTCCCGGACCGCTGGGGCTGGCCGCCGGATTCGACAAGGACGGGCAGGGACTGAACACCTGGGGGGCGCTCGGCTTCGGCTACGCCGAGGTCGGCACCGTCACCGCGGCGGCCCAGCCCGGCAACCCCTCGCCCCGGCTGTTCCGGCTGCCGGCCGACCGTGCGCTGCTCAACCGGATGGGCTTCAACAACCACGGAGCCGGGGAACTGGCGCTGCGGCTGGCGCGGGAACATTCCGATGTACCGATCGGGGTGAACATCGGCAAGACCAAGCTGACCCCGCCCGAGGGCGCGGTCGAGGACTACCGGGCCAGCGCCCGGCTGCTCGGCCGGCTCGCGGACTATCTGGTGGTCAACGTCAGTTCGCCGAACACCCCCGGCCTGCGGGACCTGCAGGCGGTCGAGGCGTTGCGCCCGATCCTGGCCGGGGTGCTCCAGGAGACGCCGACCACCCCGGTGCTGGTCAAGATCGCGCCGGACCTGTCCGATGAGGACGTCGACGCGGTCGCCGACCTGGCGCTCGAGCTGGGTCTGGCCGGGATCGTCGCGACCAACACCACGATATCGCGGGCACATCTGGCGACCGCGGGCGTCGAGCAGCTGGGATCCGGTGGCATCTCCGGGCCGCCGGTCGCCGCCCGGTCGCTGGCGATCCTGCGCCGCCTGCGGGCTCGGGTGGGCGAGCGCTTGGTGCTGATCAGCGTGGGTGGCATCGAGACGGCGGAGGACGCCTGGACCCGCATCACCGCGGGCGCCGCCCTGTTGCAGGGCTACACCGGATTCATCTACGGCGGCGGGTTGTGGGCAAAGCACATTCACGACGGCATCGCCGCACGCCTGCACGCCGGTGGCTTCGCATCGCTGGCCGAGGCGGTCGGGTCGGGCGCCGTCGGGCCGACCGGGTAG